A genome region from Choloepus didactylus isolate mChoDid1 chromosome 12, mChoDid1.pri, whole genome shotgun sequence includes the following:
- the LOC119506785 gene encoding uncharacterized protein LOC119506785 → MPIDVLALKKKMSRMLFDPAVCAVLSSLLLYITGQADGPQGPAQATRAQGKENKVSHRPEPLEPYQRPTKFQLLQSKFMNTNREPYIKKTREVGRLIFKDKQGPSRSFVNATINKLLEKTKEKASSPGEENKFTEKPQWGHPNGKSPVKNILKMFLAAEEKEAKEKEARETPPARQPKTTSGILPKIVSKKNSVLSKLKEKFEQSGCLCSEANVLLLRKEERKKKNLQRKKMHRPEIRVLHTATMVSTCLKTPLARYVACIDGPTPAFSIATVVCSPRTWLSHCAKISHSNSRSVPIRKTSMSCNTGEVEPHGNKIPGKRPLSGEPQGQMDSTQALKPKVMAAQEDLAPVKRAFPSTALDGLLQLSPYSAFCESKAPPDHTLVLSSLHPVNQSSAGLGGCAKAEELQKGGEAVEGFGEAGSRMGWPHSSKALAVPSRGPPGEGAGESPEITMTVCSSEDETERAMPESERDLLFANLMYFPEQKVPGHIPPLASPAARAARQTQSAMEPPQIAIKLPVVYEMPPAPVTLQNASGSEDKYIPIFGGGNVTENAQTLFPIMMENKRDNQATMKPSKPGKPVKLSTSSKQVSHADLKPAPLTEVAGFDHKITETVLSPKPQEISTGEKENKCSFEKSNNFKIHDDISRETISELSDDKHQLTELNEIPIHNNGTASNYSKALKNSVRGNTCPNSGSQQLPSSNKRNLMGISALLAAPSKGGLTSESFTMMSKNILCEQEECKRPPLTGFGQSLTIAEGSTNHDFGKNKLSSLNELPEPSIKAFREMAPVGGISSQTRSSPGNTLNPKSNMAEEANTLDKEEYRTSSSHFATKENSFVGEDLPYEPRKHQFLAPSGSLKHKKNRATERSIFSDTEQCRSSPSEYQIIHSNEASAANSQLMEDIKTNTAIESRNSIAMEGNPLGNNLKSQILSSNYSTPQENSTAGSPCHSFGKQQLPSLNQQTKDNKCAVSGKQLSFDMDSFHQFPVLSSTEEVKCVNRASQEQKNPSFQTQPLPSTSVMTKHKADAPKEKNLVNKVEESQLTLANLGSQKNHHEQEKNISSNVRLHQTQSSQQREDSGKKKIASLGQKAVLYTAEKPQTQMSGGLAGNKKMPAEMKNSSSQYVEKGQGHLSGKLGKYVCNPTQRSVAQAKKNQSAPSGEPGKPGILIAQGQGQAKENKVVPRDVEQPISSTAEVKPIAGKSGHYQRAASSDGWKTEHDTHQKPMENQPNTTKYKTSSHQELKQSHPEKRFAISTPDSVGCQTPAPVQEQLPNNPKREKDIWDQIDELEHKQRRRLAQFAKYKAQSFGDQKSFDLSFRPTTIRANDTFEF, encoded by the coding sequence ATGCCTATTGATGTACTAGCCTTGAAAAAGAAGATGAGCAGGATGCTCTTTGACCCAGCGGTCTGTGCTGTCCTCAGCAGCCTGCTGCTCTATATCACGGGCCAGGCAGATGGGCCTCAGGGGCCTGCCCAGGCCACACGGGCCCAGGGCAAGGAGAACAAAGTGAGCCACAGGCCCGAGCCCCTGGAGCCCTACCAGCGACCCACCAAGTTCCAGCTTCTGCAGTCCAAGTTCATGAACACCAACCGGGAGCCCTACATCAAGAAGACCCGGGAGGTGGGCAGGCTGATATTCAAGGACAAGCAGGGGCCCAGCAGGAGCTTTGTGAACGCAACCATCAACAAGCTCCTCGAAAAGACCAAGGAGAAAGCAAGCAGCCCCGGGGAGGAAAACAAATTCACCGAGAAACCCCAGTGGGGTCACCCCAATGGGAAAAGCCCTGTGAAAAACATTCTAAAGATGTTCTTGGCAGCCGAAGAGAAGGAAGCCAAGGAGAAAGAAGCTCGAGAGACCCCTCCCGCCAGGCAACCTAAAACCACCAGTGGCATCTTGCCAAAGATTGTCAGCAAGAAGAACTCAGTCCTGTCCAAACTGAAAGAAAAGTTTGAACAAAGTGGTTGTCTTTGCTCAGAAGCCAATGTGCTGCTGCTCCGTAAAGAAGAACGGAAGAAAAAGAACCTGCAGAGGAAGAAAATGCACAGGCCAGAAATCCGGGTGCTCCACACAGCAACCATGGTCAGCACCTGCCTCAAAACGCCCCTGGCCCGGTATGTGGCCTGCATAGACGGGCCCACACCAGCCTTCAGCATCGCCACCGTCGTCTGCAGTCCCAGGACCTGGCTCTCCCACTGTGCTAAAATTAGTCACTCCAATTCTCGAAGTGTGCCAATAAGAAAAACCAGCATGTCTTGCAACACGGGGGAAGTTGAGCCCCATGGGAATAAAATACCAGGAAAGAGGCCCCTCAGTGGAGAGCCCCAAGGACAAATGGACTCCACACAAGCCTTGAAGCCCAAGGTGATGGCTGCTCAGGAGGACCTTGCTCCTGTGAAAAGAGCTTTCCCCAGTACCGCACTTGATGGTCTTCTCCAGCTAAGCCCTTATTCTGCTTTCTGCGAAAGCAAAGCCCCTCCAGACCACACTCTGGTGTTGTCTTCACTCCACCCAGTCAACCAAAGCAGTGCTGGATTAGGTGGATGTGCTAAAGCGGAGGAACTGCAGAAGGGAGGCGAGGCTGTGGAGGGCTTCGGGGAGGCTGGCTCACGTATGGGTTGGCCTCATTCCAGTAAAGCCTTAGCAGTCCCATCTCGTGGGCCCCCAGGCGAGGGAGCAGGGGAAAGCCCTGAAATTACCATGACTGTATGCAGTTCGGAGGATGAAACAGAAAGAGCAATGCCAGAGTCAGAAAGAGATCTCCTCTTTGCCAACCTAATGTATTTCCCAGAACAGAAAGTACCAGGACATATCCCACCACTTGCCTCCCCAGCAGCCCGGGCTGCTCGGCAAACACAGTCTGCCATGGAACCTCCACAAATAGCCATCAAACTTCCAGTGGTTTATGAAATGCCACCCGCTCCTGTCACTCTGCAAAATGCATCAGGTAGTGAAGACAAATATATTCCTATTTTTGGAGGAGGGAATGTGACTGAAAATGCACAGACATTATTTCCCATTATGATGGAGAATAAAAGGGATAACCAAGCCACAATGAAACCAAGCAAACCTGGGAAACCAGTGAAACTCAGTACTTCTTCAAAGCAAGTGTCCCACGCAGATCTAAAGCCCGCACCATTAACAGAGGTGGCTGGTTTTGACCATAAGATCACAGAGACAGTACTGTCACCAAAACCTCAAGAAATCTCcactggagaaaaggaaaacaaatgcagCTTTGAAAAGTCAAATAATTTCAAGATTCATGATGATATTTCAAGGGAGACTATTTCTGAGCTCAGTGATGATAAACATCAGTTgacagaattaaatgaaataccaATACATAACAATGGCACCGCATCAAATTATTCCAAAGCATTGAAAAATAGTGTAAGAGGAAATACCTGCCCTAACTCTGGCAGTCAGCAATTGCCCTCTTCCAACAAGAGAAACTTGATGGGCATCTCAGCATTGCTAGCAGCTCCGTCCAAGGGTGGTTTGACATCCGAGAGTTTTACCATGATGAGCAAGAATATTCTATGTGAGCAAGAAGAATGTAAAAGGCCACCATTGACAGGGTTTGGTCAGTCCCTAACAATTGCTGAAGGAAGCACCAACCATGATTTTGGCAAGAACAAACTGTCTTCGTTGAATGAACTGCCCGAACCAAGTATTAAAGCCTTCAGGGAGATGGCACCTGTAGGAGGCATCAGTAGTCAGACAAGGTCATCACCTGGGAACACCCTAAACCCTAAAAGTAATATGGCCGAAGAGGCGAATACTTTGGACAAGGAAGAATACAGAACATCATCCAGTCATTTTGCCACTAAAGAGAATAGTTTTGTAGGAGAGGATCTCCCTTATGAACCTAGAAAACACCAATTCTTGGCACCAAGTGGATCcttaaaacacaaaaagaatagaGCAACAGAAAGGAGTATCTTCAGTGACACAGAGCAGTGCCGGTCTTCACCATCAGAGTACCAGATAATTCACTCAAACGAAGCCTCAGCTGCTAATAGCCAGCTTATGGAAGATATCAAAACTAATACAGCAATAGAAAGCAGAAACAGTATAGCCATGGAAGGAAATCCTTTGGGAAATAATCTGAAGTCTCAAATTCTATCTTCAAATTATTCCACGCCACAGGAAAATAGCACAGCAGGGTCTCCCTGCCACAGTTTTGGCAAGCAGCAGTTACCATCTTTGAATCAACAGACAAAAGATAACAAGTGCGCTGTGTCAGGAAAACAACTTTCTTTTGACATGGATAGTTTCCATCAGTTTCCCGTGTTGTCGTCAACAGAAGAAGTAAAGTGTGTGAATAGAGCATCCCAAGAGCAGAAGAATCCGAGTTTTCAAACACAGCCATTACCTTCGACAAGTGTAATGACCAAGCACAAGGCTGATGCCCCCAAGGAAAAGAACTTGGTAAATAAAGTTGAGGAAAGTCAACTCACATTGGCAAACTTAGGGAGccaaaaaaatcaccatgaacaagagaaaaatatctCAAGTAACGTGAGGTTACACCAGACTCAATCATCTCAACAACGAGAAGAttctggaaagaagaaaatagcatCTTTGGGTCAGAAGGCTGTGCTGTACACTGCTGAAAAGCCTCAGACACAGATGTCAGGTGGTTTGGCAGGGAACAAAAAGATGCCTGCTGAAATGAAGAATTCCTCCTCCCAATACGTTGAGAAAGGCCAAGGACATTTATCAGGGAAATTGGGGAAGTACGTATGTAACCCAACTCAGAGGAGTGTTGCCCAGGCTAAGAAGAACCAGTCAGCACCTTCTGGGGAGCCAGGGAAGCCAGGAATCCTCATTGCTCAGGGACAAGGACAGGCCAAGGAAAACAAGGTGGTGCCACGTGATGTGGAGCAGCCCATAAGCAGTACAGCAGAAGTAAAGCCCATCGCTGGGAAAAGTGGGCATTACCAAAGAGCAGCATCCAGTGATGGCTGGAAGACAGAGCATGACACGCACCAAAAACCAATGGAAAACCAACCCAACACAACCAAGTACAAAACATCCTCTCACCAGGAGTTGAAACAATCTCACCCTGAGAAAAGATTTGCAATATCCACGCCTGACTCTGTGGGGTGCCAGACACCTGCCCCTGTGCAGGAGCAACTTCCAAACAATcccaagagagagaaagacatttgggACCAAATAGATGAATTAGAACACAAACAACGCAGAAGGTTGGCACAATTCGCAAAGTACAAAGCACAAAGCTTTGGTGACCAAAAGTCCTTTGATTTATCCTTTAGACCAACAACTATTAGAGCCAACGATACATTCGAATTTTGA